The genomic DNA CCACCCGAACAGCCCCGGGTCCACCCCTGAGTAGAAGAGTGTGGATCCTAAAACTCCTAGCTACCCCTAGGCGAtaaagaagagacagaggcaaCTTGTCATCTCAAGGGGGCtgtcagtccatgctggagactggagtGCACGGTTTATTCAAACATCTTCTTAAACAGCTTTCCAACTGTGGGGGTGatatcagaagacatctattatcatgtataaggctGATATCaagtatttcctttaatcctagaggcacccctaaaactgcagggcctcaccagcctctcaccagtccctagaCATGTATATAAGCCCTCAGAATAGatgtgggcccacccagggcctaggtctattgttatacaaactaggagacTTTCTACACTGAGGCCAAGCCGGTCTTTTAAAGTCTCCATGGTCTTTTAAAGTCTCCATGGCTCTTGAATAGTCCCAACATTTTTCAAAAGTCCAAATTTTCTTCTGAGAATCAAGCCAAATTTGGTATGActctctgtaaaatcaaaaaacaagttACTTCCAATACATAATGGCGCATAGTAAAAATGCCATCCAAGACTGAAGCCCATCAGGGCAACCTTATGCTGTGCCTGGCCTGGAGGGGTTTGGTAGCACTGACCCTTCAGAGTACCACCTTCATCACTCATGTCTACTTACTGTCTCTACCCTAAGCCGCCCATCCCCCCAGCACTGAGAGAATAGGAACCTGCCACACAGCCCTGCTGGAGAAAGAGACTCAGGCCCCCTACAGCACTTCCTTGTCTAAGTTGTCTTCCAAACTCCCTTTTCTCCCAATTTTCCCTTCTGCAATCCAGACAATTATGTTTTGGATATAGTTTAACATGTCCCCCATTTATGTGTTTAACATTGCCCCCCACCCTGCCTACTGCCATCAGTACGTTGATGTTCAGAGATGACAGGCTTTAGAGGAGAGGGCAACATAGAAAGAATCCTTCCATTCGCTGCCTTAGACTCCTGCTGCACCCCCTCCATCTTTTATTTCCATCACTATGATGCTGTTGACCATGAAGTGATGTAGACAGAGCAGACTCACCCAGAACGCACTCAGTTATTATTTAGACTCCCAGCTAAGCTCCCAGGTTAATACAATCTctgtattttaaaagcaattcAATTAATATGAAacctttcattctttaaaaatcgTAAACCTATTTTGAAACTGCAAATGACTTATTTGAGAGTGAGTTAAACAGCAAATtcttacatataaataattactaaaaatatttatttatttgtgtaaggtcagaagaaaacttgTAGCATCTGTTCTTTTCATcccatggattctgggaatcaaactctggcagtcaggcttggctgcaaacTGGCCCATACACGATTGATTATTTACCATAATCAATGAGCAGGACATGAGGGTCTTGCGtggcttccttttgttttcaagGGCAGGCAGGCACTGGAGTCATTTCTTCATCCGAGTCACTTGCTTCACTTGCTGATTCCAATTTCCCATCTTTAGAGTCTCCAATTTCCCCAGTTAGTTCTAATCCCCCTAAATCTATTTCTATATTTAACATGGCTTTCGGTTTGCGCTTCTTAGGAATTGCATCATTAGCACAAAGTTTCCTCATTTTGATGTTCGGCAATTTCTTCAGATCAAAATCCCATTGCCTAAAAGAAATGAGTGTCGTGCTGAGGGCAGTGACAGCAGAGCAAGGACAGTCGGCTTCAGAACTCTGCCTGTAGCAGAGGAAAACCTCAAAGTCTAACAGATTTCCCACACACGTGTTTGTGTGGGGAACACACAAATAGGCAGTGAGTATGCAACTACTTGCTCCTGCTACAGTAGTATCGCATGCACAGACTCCTACACGCTCTACACTCAGCAATGCACAAGATggcccttcttctccctcccctaaaCACTCTCCTTTACCAGGGTACATGGTCTCAAGACCCTCAAAAGTTACAATTGTGTCACAGCTAGCAAACCTCTAAATCAGAAAGGCATCCttctcacacacaggcacactgcGGAGGACtcttctaaaaaaagaaaaatctcattctTGAACCTCTCTACTTGTATGACAATTCTGTCTTCAGTTACCTCATGAGAGCAGTCTGGAGATCATTCCAAAAATGGATCCCTACCCAGCAATGCTAACATGCTATGCTCATCTCACACTTCTCACTTTCTTTGCAAGAGGCAGAATACACACTGCTTCAGAAACACAGAACACATTTTGTTTCCAGTTATGCCTGGATTTAAATTTATCTAATttcaacttgaaaaaaaaaaaattcagactcCCTAACATGTTTTAGTGAAGACCACattactaataaaaaaaaaaaaattctaattcaCAGAATCTGAGTTTCTACAGCTCAGCAGTCTCCATGGTTACCAGGGCAGAATCACAGAGCCCTGAACCAAAGGTTCTCAGTGACTAAAATCTTGCCCTGGCACCAGTTTTATTCTTCTGTTCTTGCTATTTTATCTTTAAGAGATAAAAACCAGCATCAGGGGAAAACAGAGACATCTCTAATAGACTACTGTTCTGGAAAAGCAAAGGTGCGTCACCAGCATCGGCTGCATGTACACTAGgtgccacagacagacacaggcgCACCCACTGGAGCAGAAAGCCAACAgaaggctctccactctctcttcTGTTAACATCTACATCCAGGGAAGTTCATGCCTTGTGTATTTCACAACACAACTTCCAAGGAACTCAGATACTCACCGAAAAGTCTGCAGATTATTAGCATCTAAAATGTCGGGaatctctgaaaaagaaaataattaatatcCATTAcgcattttctttctaaattgctTGTTATAGTTTCACTTGTTATTGCACACACAATATGGTAACTGATGCTAATGAAAAGAAAACCGTTTTAATGTACGTGCAAATGTGCCTGTACATCACGAAAGTGCAGATGCCCGCTGAGTCCAGAAGGTGTGGAATCCCCTAAAGCTAAAGTTAGAGGCATTTATGAGCTGCACTGCTACAGTCAACACAAACACTACACTAAAAAAGAACAGAGTTCAGTGTCCAGGGATGACAGGAGAGCGCTGTTACACAGAAGTATTGGCACAGACTTGTGGGATAAGTCAGTGTACTCAAATAGCAGGTATGGGTGTTTGTTATTTTGTAGTGCTATGAAAGACAAGTTATTAAGTCCATGTCTTATGTCACATTAGTAGAATCTGCCAGATTTTAAAGATtacttaacattaaaaaaaaaaaacacatcattcAGTCTatgaaaaagtttaaaagaattaCAATCATTAGGACCTTTACAAAGTTCAGTACAATTTAAGTTACCCTGTAACTTGCATGGGAGCTCAGTTAAAAGACTGCCTTTGAGTCTCAGGGACTTTTAAGCAGCACTAGAATTGTCAGAAACTAGGACTTGAACTGGATTGACTCTATTTCTGCATTATAAGATGGCCATAGAGAGGAAGGCATATTTAAAGCGATGTGTTTGGGTGTCAAGCTGCCAAAGGGTGGAACTGTGGTCCTTAGTCTTCAACTGTCAACGTGATGAAATCCAGAATCACTTGGGAGTTGGGCCTACGAATGCCCACAGCCATCACCTTGATAAGGTTCATTGAAGAATAAAGACTAGACCTAAGTGCTGAGCGAGACCATTTCCTGGGctgggtcccagactgaatgaaGAGAGAGAACTTAGCAACAGCACCCATTGTGGGTACGGTGCTATATAGCTCCCACTGCTTCGACTTCACCACTACAGAGAACTGaagctgtgaaccaaaataacCCCTCCTCCCTTACGTTGCCTTTGCCAGGGTATTTTATCTTAGTGTTGGGGAAAGACCCACATACAACATCTTATATGCACAGAACGTAACTATCTGAACATCACAAGAGTGGCAGAAGCCCTATGCTGCTCTTGTACAGTGCCAGGGACTTTTGAGTTAATCCTCAATTTTTTGAACCAGAGAAATAGTcatctattttatgtatatattcgAGACAGGTTGTAGCCTGTCTGTCATGGaacatgtagccaaggctgtcctggaactatgaaGACAAAGGTGGccaggaactcaaagagatccacctgcctctgactccaagggtgggattaagggtatgtgccaccatttctggcttctatattttatttttaaaaatttatttatttattttacatcccagatGCTGGTTCCCAGCCCTCCTATCccccccccgcacacacacacagcccatctattttatttttaagttgaggAACATGAGGGCATCCACTTTATATTAAGTGTGGATGTGTCTAGCTCCAAAGAAAAAACTATGGTTTCCTTTTTCTAGGTTAAGAAGCACATTTCAGCAATGAAGAAGAAGTTCACACACTTCAGAATTTCTGGGATTATCCACAGTAGTTCTTTTTGGGATGCTATATGCTTATGTTTTTTATATTAAgacttgaaattttaattttgctattatGTATTTTAACCACTATTTTGACCAAGAAAGCCTACAGGGGCCAGGCAAGAAATAGAATGAACACAGTGACATAACAAACTATGCCATGTTCTGCGAGGGACAGCTGCTACCTCATCACTGGAGAGTCTGTGCTAGGTCATCTGGCTTCTTAAACCACAAAGCTGCAATTTTTAGTCAAAATCgttatttttaagaaacaatCACAGTATTATCTGTAGCTCATGTAGCCTTGGAATGGCTACTGGTTTATGGGTCTTCAACTCAGCAGGCTATCCTGGCCACTAATCTTCAGTGCTGCCAACTAGTAATGTGCTGCACTTGTGTGCAGGAGCTAGTTACGTAGGCTGGAGTGTCAGTGGGAAGGATGGTCAGCTGCCTGGAGACTGGCACAAGGGGGGGGGGCATAGGACAAGTAGGGTGTGTGCTAAGAAGAAGCAACTGTCACAGCAGAACTGCAGAAAGACAGATGTCAACTGTCACaaggaaatgaaaccaaaagTATTCTatccatgaagaaaagaaaatcagaagaagAGGATCAAGTAAATCAATGGAGTGAAACCTCTGAAATTCATTGTAACTCAGATgctattttaaaaagggaaaatgagtCAGAGAACACACACCGAAGCCATAACCTTCGTACTGCTGCCGCTCCCGCTCCATCGTCTGCTTGATGACAGCCTCCCGGGAATGGTGGCGCCTTCCCTGTCTGTCCTTGATGCTGTTATGCAGCTCAATCTGCTCCAGCTCACTGCTGAATCGACTCAAATAcctgaaaaatatgaaaatgatgtGAGTTACAATGTCTATATATTGGGCTTGTATTAACTCACTTTAAATGTAGTACCTAGGTGTCCCTGTCTGTCCTTTGACTATTGACATCGTCAAAATCCTCACTTCCTTAGACTTCTTGATCACTTTGCTGATTAACTTAACTTGAGTGAACAAATCGCAGCATGCTATGTGCTGAACTGAGGAAGCTCACACTGAATCACCTCCTGGATCTCTTTAGACCTTAACCCTCCTCctcagcacacactcacaccatgcccctccccctcctcagcacacactcacaccatgcccctccccctcctcagcacacactcacaccatgcccctccccctcctcctcagcacacactcacaccatgcCCCCCCTCCTCAGCACACTCACACCATGCCCTCTCctcagcacacactcacaccatgcccctccccctcctcagcacacactcacaccatgcCCCTCCTCCTCAGCACACACTTACAccatgcccctccccctccccttcctcagcacacactcacaccatgcccctccccctcctcctcctcctgagaacACACTCACACCATGCCCCTCCTCATGCCTCTCCACCTTCTGAGCACCCCACCAGGACACAGTATGACATCCTAAGTGAGCCACAGAAGGCCTCTCTCCCTATCCTATGCCTAAGTTCTACCTCTTAACGTCACTGCACTCTAGGTCTCCAGCAGGCTACTACTAACCAAGCAGAGGGACAACAGTATCGTGCCCAGACTGACCCATCGGCTTCTTAACAAGTCCTCCAGCAATACCATGGCCCCTTCTCAGCACTGTCCTCATTCTTGGCCTGTGTCCTGAAGTATTTGCATGAGGACCACACAAGCATACCAGAGAGTACCCCCAGAGCCCCCTGTCCTTAGATAAGGTCCAAACTCAGATGGTCAACTAATGCTGTTCATAAGCCAGGAGTCACTTGCAGCACCAGTTACACCAGGCTTTGAGCTTGCTAGTCCGGTCATATGAAATGTCTGTAGGTCCTTCCACCTGTCAGCTTCTTCCCCACCTCCAGGGCCTTTTAGACACTATTCTCTTGGTCTGAAGGCACTTTCAAGCTACTTTACCTCAATCTAACACCTAGGTGCAGAAAATGCTTCTCCAGGAAGCCGTGCCTAATCCCAGGAAATTAAGAAGGGACAAGCTGGGACATAAAtttaagtcaaaaaaaaaaaaaaacaaaaaaacatctgCTTATATCCAAATCCAAGGCACTGCTGTCCCTGGAGAGCCAGGCTAGAACTCTTTTCTGACCCTTTGTTCACTGTGCCCGTAGTTACCTTTCAATTAATTCACAGGCATCCTTCTTTGTATATCTCGTTTTGTTTGTATCCAGATGACTGTGAAACCACTGAAGTTTGTCACCTATGAATAAGTATCAAAGTTTAACTCCACAAGCCTCATGTAGGCAAAGGCTTCCACCACAATCCTCCACATCAAACATTCAAAACTAAAGcaaatctatttcatttttaaatagaaagatcTGTGTAGCAGAGTCAATGAGAACAAATTGtcagaaatgaaaatacattttatctaAAGAGACGAAGATGGGAGTGGTGTTTGCTTCCATACATTTCTTTCCTTGTAAACAATTTGTTTTCAGTTATGtgcacgcgcgtgcgtgcgtgctcgTGCGCctgcgtgtgcacatgtgtgtttatgcatgtgagtgcagtgtccacagatgccagaagaggatgttgggcCCCAGGGAGCAGGATTTGTAGGCAACTGTGAGCCACCTGTGTGGACTCTGGGAACTGtactctacaagagcagtatgccTGCCCTCCTAactagagccatctctccagccccatacatTTCCTGTCTAACatcagggaagggaggaaagatggaTTAATAGAATATGAAATTCTAAGTTCTTATAAAGCAAACATGTAACTTGtttaaagtactttaaaatgtgatcaatgatttaaaaaaaatagcatttttaaataaagaattataCCACTGACACCATGTCCAGAACTTTGTAATTATTCTACTTGGATCAGCACTATTTCACATTTATACATGAAGTTAAGTAACCTGTACATAGCATTACTAAACATGTTAAACCCGAGAGGGGAGCCAGGTACCATTCAAAGAGAAATCTCAGGCTTGTCAGTAAAAATTTATTAGCAATAAATATGacccacagaaagacagagaggagagggaggaaaggaggaagagagggagggaaggagggaaggagggaggaagaagggaagggagggagggagaagggaagggagggaatgagACTGTGGCACTGATAAAGACTGAACATGCATGCACCCCTATTGAGCATGAGCCCTCTGCTCTGCAATCCTTAAGCTATCGCTGTGGCTTGGCTCTATACTGTTCCCACAGGCCCATGTCTTAACCGCTTTTAGCACTGGGTTCTCTAGCACCCAGTGCTCCTGGGAGGTGATGAGACCTTTGAGAGATGAAGCCTAGGAGGCACTTACATCCCTGAGGAAGTGCCATTGACGGGGATGTTGGGAATCCTCTTCTTGGCCAGTATGAGGTAAGCAGTTTGTCCTAGCACACACCCCTGTGTCACTGCCTTCTGCATTGCTACCAGTCGGCTTCCTGGACCAACCCACCACCACTATATGGCAAACAAACCTGTTCCTCTTTCTAAATCAATTCTCTTAGGGATGTGCTGCAGCAAGCTAACACAGCTTCATAACCTCAGCTGCCGGCAGACAGCATCAAACATGAGCTAGACTGTGAAGGTGCATGGGGAAGAAGTTTCCACCAAGCTGAATTACAGGGAGTACTATCAACTTATTCTGAAAGTCAAATGCTCTGCTCCACTTCATCTGTGTTCTTATAGTTAAGCCTGTTTTTATAACAGCtgataaaataatacagaaattaATAGAGCAAAATTTCACTATACTGTATGTAGCTAGAAGTCCAAGCACTCAAACCCACTTACCAATAAGGTTGAGACGCAAGGCCCTCTCAGTCTTCAATCTTGAACCAAAAAGTgcatataaattagaaaatttcCAAAGCAGGGGTTTAGAAATCTGTCAAAAAT from Cricetulus griseus strain 17A/GY chromosome 1 unlocalized genomic scaffold, alternate assembly CriGri-PICRH-1.0 chr1_0, whole genome shotgun sequence includes the following:
- the Tma16 gene encoding translation machinery-associated protein 16 isoform X1, whose amino-acid sequence is MQERNLFRFQEVTQEVAHFIFHTLLEKTHWPSSPRIDGLPKGLKGKIVGREKKVIHPYSRKAAQITRESHKQDKKERLKTERALRLNLIGDKLQWFHSHLDTNKTRYTKKDACELIERYLSRFSSELEQIELHNSIKDRQGRRHHSREAVIKQTMERERQQYEGYGFEIPDILDANNLQTFRQWDFDLKKLPNIKMRKLCANDAIPKKRKPKAMLNIEIDLGGLELTGEIGDSKDGKLESASEASDSDEEMTPVPACP
- the Tma16 gene encoding translation machinery-associated protein 16 isoform X2, whose translation is MPKGLKGKIVGREKKVIHPYSRKAAQITRESHKQDKKERLKTERALRLNLIGDKLQWFHSHLDTNKTRYTKKDACELIERYLSRFSSELEQIELHNSIKDRQGRRHHSREAVIKQTMERERQQYEGYGFEIPDILDANNLQTFRQWDFDLKKLPNIKMRKLCANDAIPKKRKPKAMLNIEIDLGGLELTGEIGDSKDGKLESASEASDSDEEMTPVPACP